A stretch of the Bradyrhizobium arachidis genome encodes the following:
- a CDS encoding aspartate kinase, producing MSRLVMKFGGTSVANIDRIRNVARHVKREVDAGHEVAVVVSAMSGKTNELVAWCTEASPMHDAREYDAVVASGEQVTSGLLAIVLQGMGIQARSWQGWQIPIKTSDAHASARIEAIDGTEIINRFKERKEVAVIAGFQGINPETGRITTLGRGGSDTSAVAVAAAVKADRCDIYTDVDGVYTTDPRIVPKARRLDKIAFEDMLELASQGAKVLQVRSVELGMVHNMPIFVRSSFDKPEDIDPHANQPPGTLICSEEEIMENHVVTGIAFSKDEAQISVRQIEDKPGVAASIFGPLADANINVDMIVQNVSEDGKTTDLTFTVPAADYARAKDTITAAKAKIGYARLDSATDVAKISVIGSGMRSHAGVAAQAFSALAARNINIRAITTSEIKFSVLIDTAYTELAVRTLHTLYGLDQV from the coding sequence ATGAGCCGCCTCGTGATGAAATTCGGCGGCACGTCCGTCGCCAATATCGACCGTATCCGCAACGTCGCACGCCATGTGAAGCGTGAGGTCGACGCCGGGCACGAGGTTGCCGTGGTGGTGTCGGCGATGTCCGGCAAGACCAACGAGCTCGTGGCCTGGTGCACCGAGGCCTCGCCCATGCACGACGCGCGCGAATACGACGCCGTGGTCGCCTCAGGCGAGCAGGTGACGTCGGGCCTGTTGGCGATCGTGCTTCAGGGCATGGGCATCCAGGCCCGCTCCTGGCAGGGCTGGCAGATCCCGATCAAGACCAGCGACGCCCATGCCTCGGCCCGCATCGAGGCCATCGACGGCACCGAGATCATCAACCGCTTCAAGGAGCGCAAGGAGGTCGCCGTCATCGCCGGCTTCCAGGGCATCAACCCCGAGACGGGCCGCATCACCACGCTCGGCCGCGGCGGCTCGGACACCTCGGCGGTTGCGGTCGCCGCCGCCGTCAAGGCGGACCGCTGCGATATCTACACCGACGTCGACGGCGTCTACACCACCGACCCGCGAATCGTGCCGAAGGCACGCCGGCTCGACAAGATCGCGTTCGAGGACATGCTGGAACTGGCGTCGCAGGGCGCAAAAGTCCTGCAGGTCCGTTCGGTGGAACTCGGCATGGTCCACAACATGCCGATCTTCGTCCGGTCCAGCTTCGACAAGCCCGAGGATATCGACCCGCACGCCAATCAGCCGCCGGGCACGCTGATCTGCAGCGAGGAGGAGATCATGGAAAATCACGTCGTCACCGGCATCGCCTTCTCCAAGGACGAAGCCCAGATCTCGGTGCGTCAGATCGAAGACAAGCCGGGCGTCGCCGCCTCGATCTTCGGCCCGCTCGCGGACGCCAACATCAACGTCGACATGATCGTGCAGAACGTGTCCGAGGACGGCAAGACCACCGACCTGACGTTCACCGTTCCGGCCGCGGACTATGCCCGCGCCAAGGACACGATTACCGCCGCCAAGGCCAAGATCGGTTACGCCCGGCTCGACAGCGCCACCGACGTCGCAAAAATCTCGGTGATCGGCAGCGGCATGCGCAGCCATGCCGGCGTCGCCGCCCAGGCGTTCTCGGCGCTCGCAGCGCGGAATATCAACATTCGCGCCATCACAACCTCCGAGATCAAATTCTCGGTTTTGATCGACACCGCCTATACCGAGCTTGCAGTGCGCACCCTGCACACGCTCTACGGTCTCGATCAGGTTTAG
- the ptsP gene encoding phosphoenolpyruvate--protein phosphotransferase translates to MRSASGGPRVLLRRLRETMAEQVSAQERLDKIVVLIAANMVAEVCSVYVLRVDNTLELYATEGLNREAVHHTVLSAHEGLVGLVASEATPLNLSDAQSHPAFSFRPETGEEIYHSFLGTPILRAGNTLGVLVVQNRAKRTYVEEELEALQTTAMVLAELIASGELSALAQPGLEPAARHSVHKSGAILSEGIALGHVVLHEPRVVIKDYIAEDLPKEIKRLDTALAKLRADLDRMLERGDVAEGGEHRDVLEAYRMFANDQGWSHKLHEAVATGLTAEAAVERVQSDTRARMLRVTDPYLRDRLHDLEDLGYRLMRQLVGQDHAPSREQMPDNAIVIARAMGPAALLDYDRKRLRGIVLEEGTANSHVSIVARALGIPAVGEVPNAPGIADPGDAIIVDGTSGSIYVRPSQEIEAAYAERVRFRARRQAQYLALRDLPCVTKDGQKVELMINAGLAIDLPHIDDTGSAGIGLFRTELQFMVGQSLPRTSDQLSLYRTVLDAAGSKPVTFRTLDIGGDKALPYMEAVVEENPALGWRAIRLGLDRPGLLRGQIRALLRAGGGRALRVMFPMISEVAEFDSAKALVERELTYLRQHGHTLPERIDIGTMVEVPALLYQLDELLKKVDFISVGSNDLFQFLFAVDRGNAKVSERFDTMSAPILRVLREIARKSNAAKKSVSLCGEMASKPLGALALIAMGYRSLSLSATALGPVKAMIIDLDAKKAEAMLGPLLDAPAGTVSIRQKLTEFAEAEGLSL, encoded by the coding sequence ATGCGGAGCGCGTCGGGAGGTCCCCGCGTCTTGTTGAGACGGCTCCGCGAAACCATGGCGGAGCAGGTCTCGGCCCAGGAGCGGCTGGACAAGATCGTGGTGCTGATCGCCGCCAACATGGTGGCCGAGGTCTGCTCGGTCTATGTGCTGCGCGTCGACAACACGCTCGAGCTCTACGCCACCGAAGGCCTCAACCGCGAAGCGGTGCACCACACGGTGCTGAGCGCCCATGAGGGCCTGGTGGGCCTGGTCGCCAGCGAAGCCACCCCGCTCAACCTGAGCGACGCGCAGAGCCACCCGGCCTTCTCGTTCCGCCCGGAGACCGGCGAAGAGATCTACCACTCCTTCCTCGGCACGCCGATCCTGCGCGCCGGCAACACGCTCGGCGTGCTCGTCGTGCAGAACCGCGCCAAGCGCACCTATGTCGAGGAGGAGCTCGAGGCACTCCAGACCACCGCCATGGTGCTGGCCGAGCTGATCGCTTCAGGCGAATTGTCGGCGCTCGCCCAGCCCGGCCTCGAGCCGGCCGCGCGCCATTCCGTGCACAAGAGCGGCGCGATCCTGTCCGAGGGCATCGCGCTCGGCCACGTCGTGTTGCACGAGCCGCGCGTCGTCATCAAGGACTACATCGCCGAGGACCTGCCCAAGGAGATCAAGCGGCTCGACACGGCGCTGGCGAAGCTGCGCGCCGACCTCGACCGCATGCTGGAGCGCGGCGACGTCGCCGAGGGCGGCGAGCACCGCGACGTACTGGAAGCCTACCGCATGTTCGCCAACGACCAGGGCTGGTCGCACAAGCTGCATGAGGCCGTGGCCACCGGCCTCACCGCGGAAGCGGCCGTCGAGCGCGTGCAGTCCGACACCCGCGCCCGCATGCTGCGCGTGACCGATCCCTATTTGCGCGACCGCCTTCACGATCTCGAAGACCTCGGCTACCGCCTGATGCGGCAGCTCGTCGGCCAGGACCACGCGCCGTCGCGCGAGCAGATGCCCGACAACGCCATCGTGATCGCGCGCGCGATGGGCCCTGCGGCCCTGCTCGACTACGATCGCAAGCGCCTGCGCGGCATCGTGCTGGAGGAAGGCACCGCCAACTCGCACGTCTCGATCGTCGCCCGCGCGCTCGGAATCCCCGCGGTCGGCGAGGTGCCGAACGCGCCCGGCATTGCCGATCCCGGCGACGCCATCATCGTCGACGGCACCTCGGGCTCGATCTATGTGCGGCCCTCGCAGGAGATCGAGGCTGCCTATGCCGAGCGCGTGCGCTTCCGTGCCCGCCGCCAGGCGCAATATCTCGCGCTGCGCGACCTGCCCTGCGTCACCAAGGACGGCCAGAAGGTCGAGCTGATGATCAATGCGGGCCTCGCCATCGACCTGCCGCATATCGACGACACCGGCAGCGCCGGCATCGGGCTATTCCGCACCGAGCTGCAGTTCATGGTCGGCCAGAGCCTGCCGCGCACCAGCGACCAGCTTTCGCTCTATCGCACCGTGCTCGATGCCGCGGGCTCGAAGCCCGTGACCTTCCGTACCCTGGACATCGGCGGCGACAAGGCGCTGCCCTACATGGAGGCGGTGGTCGAGGAAAATCCCGCGCTCGGCTGGCGCGCGATCCGACTCGGGCTCGACCGTCCCGGCCTGTTGCGCGGCCAGATCCGTGCGCTGCTGCGCGCCGGCGGCGGTCGCGCGCTGCGGGTGATGTTCCCGATGATCTCGGAGGTCGCCGAGTTCGATTCGGCGAAAGCGCTGGTCGAGCGCGAGCTGACCTATCTGCGCCAGCACGGCCATACGCTGCCCGAGCGCATCGACATCGGCACAATGGTCGAGGTGCCGGCGTTGCTCTACCAGCTCGACGAGCTCCTGAAGAAGGTCGACTTCATCTCGGTCGGGTCGAACGACCTGTTCCAGTTCCTGTTCGCGGTCGACCGCGGCAACGCAAAAGTGTCCGAGCGCTTCGACACCATGTCGGCGCCGATCCTGCGCGTGCTGCGCGAGATCGCGCGCAAGTCGAACGCGGCGAAGAAGTCGGTATCGCTGTGCGGCGAGATGGCCTCAAAGCCGCTCGGCGCGCTGGCACTGATTGCGATGGGCTATCGCTCGCTGTCGCTGTCGGCGACGGCGCTTGGGCCCGTGAAGGCGATGATCATCGACCTCGACGCTAAAAAGGCCGAGGCGATGCTCGGCCCGCTCCTGGATGCGCCGGCCGGCACCGTCTCGATCCGGCAGAAGTTGACGGAGTTTGCGGAAGCCGAGGGGCTGTCGTTGTAG